A single genomic interval of Streptomyces sp. 1222.5 harbors:
- a CDS encoding STAS domain-containing protein, translating to MTGVRAMTLYRRDGRATVFLAGEIDADTAPAVGAAVDDYFSRETGDVDIELADVSFCDASGLNVFLAAALSADASGRRLRLRHLTPAVRRVFDLTGTAALLDADQAEPPYRPEDFAPMSPVPGPPAASGDQ from the coding sequence ATGACCGGCGTACGTGCGATGACTCTCTACCGGCGCGACGGTCGCGCGACCGTCTTCCTGGCGGGTGAGATCGACGCGGACACCGCTCCCGCTGTGGGTGCTGCCGTCGATGACTACTTCAGCCGGGAGACCGGCGACGTGGACATCGAACTGGCCGACGTCAGTTTCTGTGACGCCAGCGGCCTGAACGTCTTCCTCGCCGCCGCCCTGAGCGCGGACGCGAGCGGCCGCCGACTGCGGCTTCGCCACCTGACGCCCGCTGTCCGCCGGGTGTTCGACCTCACCGGCACCGCAGCCTTGCTCGACGCCGACCAGGCCGAGCCTCCCTACCGCCCGGAAGACTTCGCGCCGATGTCCCCCGTGCCGGGGCCGCCGGCGGCCTCTGGTGATCAGTGA
- a CDS encoding phosphatidylinositol-specific phospholipase C/glycerophosphodiester phosphodiesterase family protein — translation MALTTRRSALTTLGAALAGAIVLPATQARAAGGHPGRRPLWHAHAHNDYEHPHPLFDALDHRFGSVEADILLVGDQLLIGHDASDLDPSRTLASLYLDPLAARMRANHGSVYRGGRRPLQLLIDIKTEGASTYRELDRHLRRYPHLFTRYAHGRVHPGPVTAVVSGDRAARAPMEAQSERRAFYDGRLADLGGAAPASFVPLISDNWTLNFTWQGEGPFPDAERRKLRGITAAAHARGQRIRFWATPDAPGPARDALWSELLAGGVDHLNTDDLAGLEAFLDAHPSA, via the coding sequence ATGGCCCTCACCACCCGTCGCTCAGCCCTCACCACCCTCGGCGCCGCCCTCGCCGGCGCGATCGTCCTGCCCGCCACGCAGGCCCGGGCGGCGGGCGGCCACCCCGGCAGGCGCCCGCTGTGGCACGCCCACGCCCACAACGACTACGAGCACCCGCACCCCCTGTTCGACGCGCTCGACCACCGGTTCGGCAGCGTCGAGGCCGACATCCTCCTCGTCGGGGACCAGCTCCTCATCGGCCACGACGCCTCCGACCTCGACCCCTCCCGCACCCTCGCTTCCCTGTACCTCGACCCGCTCGCCGCCCGCATGCGGGCCAACCACGGCTCCGTGTACCGCGGAGGGCGCCGGCCGCTGCAGCTCCTCATCGACATCAAGACCGAGGGCGCGTCGACGTACCGCGAACTCGACCGCCATCTGAGGCGCTACCCGCACCTGTTCACCCGGTACGCGCACGGCCGCGTCCACCCCGGGCCGGTCACCGCCGTCGTCTCCGGCGATCGCGCGGCCCGCGCCCCCATGGAGGCGCAGAGCGAGCGCCGCGCCTTCTACGACGGCCGACTGGCCGACCTCGGCGGCGCGGCCCCCGCCTCCTTCGTCCCGCTGATCAGCGACAACTGGACGCTGAACTTCACCTGGCAGGGCGAAGGCCCCTTCCCGGACGCCGAACGGCGCAAGCTGCGCGGCATCACCGCCGCCGCCCACGCGCGCGGGCAGCGGATCCGCTTCTGGGCGACCCCGGACGCGCCCGGCCCGGCCCGGGACGCCCTGTGGTCGGAACTGCTCGCGGGCGGCGTCGACCACCTCAACACCGACGACCTCGCCGGGCTCGAAGCCTTCCTCGACGCCCACCCCTCCGCGTAA
- a CDS encoding DedA family protein, producing the protein MTAVNPMDSASVLAAFGALGLLVVIFAESGLLVVGFFLPGDTLLFPAGVLCAGSAQQDPRLELWQVLLCGAVGAVAGGEVGYLIGSHGGRRLLSRTSNRRVKGAVARAEDLLARYGYGKALVIGRFVPLLRTVLHPVAGALGVPRRPFTVWQTVGGVLWSQTLILAGYTLGASFPHLDEYLLPLVAVVVALSMLPLLLEAGRTRRERRRRRP; encoded by the coding sequence GTGACAGCCGTCAACCCGATGGACAGCGCCTCGGTGCTGGCTGCCTTCGGGGCGCTCGGGCTCCTCGTCGTGATCTTCGCCGAGTCGGGTCTGCTGGTCGTCGGCTTCTTCCTGCCCGGTGACACGCTGCTGTTCCCGGCCGGTGTGCTGTGCGCCGGCAGTGCTCAGCAGGACCCCCGGCTGGAGTTGTGGCAGGTCCTGCTGTGCGGGGCGGTCGGCGCGGTGGCCGGTGGCGAGGTGGGCTATCTGATCGGGAGCCACGGCGGGCGAAGGCTTCTGAGCCGCACGTCCAACCGGCGTGTGAAGGGCGCGGTGGCGCGGGCGGAGGACCTGCTCGCCCGGTACGGCTACGGCAAGGCGCTGGTGATCGGCCGGTTCGTGCCGCTGCTGCGGACGGTCCTGCACCCGGTCGCCGGTGCGCTCGGGGTGCCCAGGCGGCCCTTCACGGTCTGGCAGACCGTGGGCGGTGTGCTCTGGTCGCAGACCCTGATACTCGCCGGGTACACCCTGGGCGCCTCCTTCCCGCACCTCGACGAGTATCTGCTGCCGCTGGTCGCCGTGGTCGTCGCCCTGTCGATGCTGCCGCTGCTGCTCGAGGCCGGGCGTACCCGCCGCGAGCGCCGCCGCAGGCGGCCCTGA
- a CDS encoding PRC-barrel domain-containing protein, with protein MIHAADVREWRERDVVDAESRKVGVLEAVYVDTSTDEPAMATVRTGLPTRHRLVFVPLDDAITGPDYLKISYAKALVAQAPSIGMDDVLPADQEEAIFKHYGLPYQPGTAGERQLARR; from the coding sequence ATGATTCACGCAGCCGACGTCCGGGAATGGCGCGAACGCGATGTCGTCGACGCCGAGTCTCGCAAGGTAGGTGTCCTCGAGGCGGTCTACGTGGACACCAGCACCGATGAGCCGGCCATGGCCACGGTACGGACCGGACTGCCCACCCGGCACCGTCTGGTCTTCGTACCCCTCGACGACGCGATCACCGGACCGGACTACCTCAAGATCAGTTACGCCAAAGCGCTGGTGGCGCAGGCCCCTTCGATCGGCATGGACGACGTCCTGCCCGCTGATCAAGAGGAAGCGATCTTCAAGCATTACGGGCTGCCCTACCAGCCCGGCACCGCCGGGGAACGGCAACTGGCACGCCGCTGA
- a CDS encoding TetR/AcrR family transcriptional regulator: MSSSVQRKRIRKDPAARRAEIVDAAAAVALAEGLECVTLRRIGEELAVRPGLISHYFPSAEDLVAEAFGSAATGELDRLLPAVRPEGSPTRHLCRFLARTSGEAYDAISRLWINARHLSRYRPVLRDRVEQQEAAWRDRIDELIRDGVAAGEFVTDDSLTATVQILVVLDGLGAHANTATPRRPPAVMRMAVTTAERELGLTRGALDPGDD; the protein is encoded by the coding sequence ATGTCGTCAAGCGTTCAGCGCAAGCGGATCCGCAAGGACCCGGCCGCCCGGCGGGCGGAGATCGTCGATGCGGCCGCCGCCGTCGCTCTGGCCGAGGGCCTGGAGTGCGTCACCCTGCGCCGGATCGGCGAGGAACTCGCCGTACGCCCCGGTCTGATCAGCCACTACTTCCCCTCGGCCGAGGACCTCGTCGCGGAGGCCTTCGGCAGCGCAGCGACCGGCGAACTCGACCGTCTCCTCCCCGCCGTCCGCCCCGAGGGCAGCCCCACCCGGCACCTGTGCCGCTTCCTTGCCCGCACCTCGGGAGAGGCGTACGACGCCATCAGCCGGCTGTGGATCAACGCCCGCCACCTCAGCCGGTACCGGCCCGTGCTGCGCGACCGGGTGGAACAGCAGGAGGCCGCCTGGCGCGACCGGATCGACGAACTGATCCGGGACGGCGTGGCCGCGGGCGAGTTCGTCACGGACGACTCCCTGACGGCCACCGTCCAGATCCTCGTGGTCCTCGACGGCCTCGGCGCGCACGCCAACACGGCGACGCCCCGGCGACCGCCCGCGGTCATGCGCATGGCCGTCACCACCGCCGAACGCGAACTCGGGCTGACACGCGGCGCGCTCGACCCGGGTGACGACTGA
- a CDS encoding FKBP-type peptidyl-prolyl cis-trans isomerase gives MSELTKPEVDVPEGDAPTELTIRDLVVGDGAEVKPGMVVRVHYVGVTFESGKEFDASWDRGQPFKFALGSGKVIKGWDRGVRGMKVGGRREIIVPPRLGYGNQSPSPLIPAGSTLVFVVDLLDSYSSTTGWSNA, from the coding sequence ATGAGTGAACTGACGAAGCCCGAGGTCGACGTTCCGGAGGGTGACGCTCCTACCGAGCTGACCATCCGGGACCTGGTCGTCGGGGACGGGGCTGAGGTGAAGCCGGGCATGGTGGTCAGGGTCCACTATGTCGGGGTGACCTTCGAGTCCGGCAAGGAGTTCGATGCCTCCTGGGACCGCGGTCAGCCGTTCAAGTTCGCCCTGGGCAGTGGCAAGGTCATCAAGGGCTGGGACCGGGGGGTGAGGGGGATGAAGGTCGGCGGTCGGCGCGAGATCATCGTTCCCCCGCGTCTCGGCTACGGCAATCAGTCGCCTTCGCCGTTGATCCCGGCGGGCTCGACCCTGGTCTTCGTGGTGGACCTGCTGGACTCGTATTCCAGCACAACCGGGTGGAGCAACGCCTAG
- a CDS encoding amidohydrolase, with translation MPADLVLLSARLLDSGTGRFHPHTALAAEHGRISFLGDDREARALAGPGSTVVDLRGAVVTAGLTDGHLHPVSGAERTMGADLSACRDLPAVRTVLAEAARGLRPGAWLRGWGLDPNAFGTAPVGHAALAPVLDGIPALIDLFDAHSLIASERALELAGVDGPRSFAQGSEIVCDAGGRPTGLLLEDAACELVEAVAPRPTDAEIRARTARVLGAMAASGLTGGHAMDANGDSLAVYAALEAEDALPLRLRVAPWCRPDADDDTVDGLVRAQGTGGRLWQVAGVKLFMDGTIDNGTAWLESPDCHGESAAAHWPDPQRYTDVITALHRAGVPTATHAIGDAAVRHVLDSVEKAQAEAPGSVREPAKGSVRRPAPGSATGPVRHRVEHIETVPDDTVRRFARLGVAASMQPTHCCEFTRADHTDNWSRRLGEERADRAFRCRDLWEAGARVVLGSDWPIAPYPPLQVMAGARHRRPADLSLPPHGPGQALTPLQALQGMTVNAAWAAGEEDHAGRLSVGRRADLTVLAEDPLAVPDTDLSALPVLLTVVGGRTTHRAADL, from the coding sequence GTGCCCGCCGACCTCGTACTCCTCTCCGCCCGGCTGCTCGACTCCGGCACGGGCCGGTTCCACCCGCACACCGCGCTCGCGGCCGAGCACGGGCGCATCAGCTTCCTCGGTGACGACCGGGAGGCCCGTGCCCTCGCGGGCCCCGGCAGCACGGTCGTGGACCTGCGTGGAGCGGTGGTCACGGCGGGCCTCACCGACGGGCACCTCCACCCGGTCTCCGGCGCCGAACGCACCATGGGGGCCGACCTGTCCGCATGCCGTGACCTGCCTGCCGTACGGACCGTGCTCGCCGAGGCCGCCCGGGGCCTGCGCCCCGGCGCCTGGCTGCGCGGCTGGGGCCTGGACCCCAACGCCTTCGGCACCGCCCCGGTCGGTCACGCGGCCCTCGCCCCCGTCCTCGACGGCATCCCCGCCCTCATCGACCTGTTCGACGCCCACTCGCTGATCGCCAGTGAACGGGCACTGGAACTGGCCGGCGTCGACGGGCCGCGCTCGTTCGCCCAGGGCTCGGAGATCGTCTGCGACGCGGGCGGCCGGCCCACGGGCCTGCTGCTGGAGGACGCTGCCTGCGAACTCGTCGAGGCCGTCGCCCCGCGGCCCACCGACGCCGAGATACGCGCCCGGACCGCACGGGTGCTCGGCGCCATGGCCGCGTCCGGACTCACCGGCGGCCACGCCATGGACGCGAACGGGGACAGCCTCGCCGTCTACGCCGCGCTGGAGGCCGAGGACGCCCTGCCCCTGCGGCTGCGCGTCGCCCCCTGGTGCCGGCCCGACGCGGACGACGACACCGTGGACGGTCTCGTCCGGGCGCAGGGCACCGGTGGCAGGCTGTGGCAGGTGGCCGGCGTGAAGCTGTTCATGGACGGCACCATCGACAACGGCACCGCCTGGCTGGAGAGCCCCGACTGCCACGGCGAGTCGGCCGCCGCCCACTGGCCCGACCCGCAGCGCTACACGGACGTGATCACGGCTCTTCATCGCGCCGGCGTGCCCACGGCCACCCACGCGATCGGCGACGCGGCGGTACGCCATGTCCTCGACTCCGTCGAGAAGGCACAGGCAGAAGCTCCGGGATCGGTGCGGGAGCCGGCGAAGGGGTCCGTACGAAGGCCAGCGCCGGGGTCGGCTACAGGTCCGGTACGCCACCGTGTCGAGCACATCGAGACCGTCCCCGACGACACCGTGCGACGGTTCGCGCGGCTCGGAGTCGCCGCTTCCATGCAGCCCACCCACTGCTGCGAGTTCACGCGCGCCGATCACACCGACAACTGGTCGCGCCGACTCGGCGAGGAGCGCGCCGATCGCGCGTTCCGCTGCCGTGACCTGTGGGAAGCCGGCGCACGGGTCGTCCTCGGATCGGACTGGCCCATCGCGCCGTACCCGCCGCTCCAGGTCATGGCCGGCGCCCGGCACCGCCGCCCCGCCGACCTCTCTCTGCCCCCGCACGGCCCCGGCCAGGCCCTCACGCCACTCCAGGCGCTCCAGGGAATGACGGTCAACGCCGCCTGGGCCGCGGGAGAGGAAGACCACGCGGGCCGGCTCTCCGTCGGCCGGCGCGCCGATCTGACGGTCCTGGCCGAGGACCCGCTCGCCGTGCCCGACACCGACCTCTCGGCGCTCCCCGTCCTGCTCACCGTGGTGGGAGGACGGACGACTCACCGGGCGGCGGATCTGTGA
- a CDS encoding ANTAR domain-containing protein codes for MPGKQDSWPPTSWRCGCAAGSSAPSPCSTPPPGPSAPKTSLSPRPWPTSRRSRSSSNAPCPTPKPNATSSNTPSNRIVIEQVKGVLAERWHLGVDEAFGTLRAYARAHNLKPSQPARNIPAGTFDTRQIRATPTPPSRAKPGA; via the coding sequence GTGCCCGGGAAACAGGATTCGTGGCCACCAACGTCCTGGCGCTGCGGCTGCGCGGCCGGTTCATCGGCACCCTCGCCTTGTTCCACACCGCCCCCGGGCCCCTCAGCCCCGAAGACCTCGCTCTCGCCCAGGCCCTGGCCGACGTCGCGACGATCGCGATCCTCCAGCAACGCACCCTGTCCCACGCCGAAGCCGAACGCGACCAGCTCCAATACGCCCTCAAACCGCATCGTCATCGAGCAGGTCAAAGGCGTCCTCGCCGAACGCTGGCACCTGGGCGTCGACGAAGCCTTCGGCACACTGCGCGCCTACGCCCGCGCGCACAACCTCAAACCGTCCCAGCCGGCCCGGAACATCCCCGCAGGCACGTTCGACACCCGGCAGATCCGTGCAACGCCGACACCCCCTTCCCGCGCAAAGCCCGGCGCATGA
- a CDS encoding phosphodiester glycosidase family protein — MGVLAGAALAGAAPAGAAPAGRRIAPGVTYRQFDVDTAAGAAHAHLLTVDLANPHVGVDLLYPGAVAARSTVSRLADSAGAVAGINGDFFNITETQHPGVEATGAPVGPAVADGKVLKAAVPKGQRFGPALPPGTNTQEVLGVGTDRRARLDRLALVGSVSTPDGRLPLKGLNQYALPQNSVGAFTAKWGSVSRARAVCGTDSERAAPCSDDTYEVTVRGGRVVAASGTPGSGTIASGTTVLLGREEGARQLRKLSVGDPVTVEHSLAAATSGVPYAFAIGGFPVLRAGKPLSGLDDRTSAVRTVVGFKGGGQQLLILVLDGAAQYRTGMTVAEEADAMRTLGASDALNLDGGGSSELVAREGDAGAVSVRNHPSGGAERPVPNGIGVFSAA; from the coding sequence ATGGGTGTGCTGGCCGGCGCGGCCCTGGCGGGCGCGGCTCCGGCCGGCGCCGCGCCGGCGGGCAGGCGGATCGCGCCGGGCGTCACCTACCGGCAGTTCGACGTCGACACGGCAGCGGGCGCGGCGCACGCCCACCTGCTCACGGTCGATCTGGCGAATCCGCATGTGGGTGTGGACCTGTTGTACCCGGGTGCGGTGGCGGCGCGGTCCACCGTCTCCCGGCTCGCGGACTCGGCCGGGGCGGTCGCGGGGATCAACGGCGACTTCTTCAACATCACCGAGACCCAGCACCCGGGCGTGGAGGCCACCGGCGCGCCGGTCGGACCGGCCGTCGCCGACGGGAAGGTGCTCAAGGCGGCGGTGCCCAAGGGCCAGCGGTTCGGGCCCGCGCTGCCGCCGGGGACGAACACGCAGGAGGTGCTCGGCGTGGGCACCGACCGGCGGGCCCGTCTGGACCGGCTCGCCCTGGTCGGCTCCGTCTCCACGCCGGACGGCCGGCTGCCCCTCAAGGGCCTCAACCAGTACGCGCTCCCGCAGAACTCCGTCGGCGCGTTCACCGCGAAGTGGGGCAGCGTCTCACGGGCCCGTGCCGTCTGCGGCACCGACTCCGAGCGGGCGGCGCCGTGCAGCGACGACACCTACGAGGTGACGGTGCGGGGCGGCCGGGTGGTGGCCGCCTCCGGCACACCCGGCAGCGGCACGATCGCCTCGGGCACCACGGTTCTGCTGGGCCGTGAGGAGGGAGCGCGGCAGCTGCGGAAGCTGTCGGTCGGCGACCCGGTGACGGTCGAGCACAGCCTGGCGGCGGCCACGTCCGGGGTGCCGTACGCGTTCGCGATCGGCGGCTTCCCCGTCCTGAGGGCCGGCAAGCCGCTGTCCGGCCTCGACGACAGGACCTCGGCGGTGCGCACGGTCGTGGGCTTCAAGGGCGGCGGGCAGCAGCTGCTGATCCTGGTGCTGGACGGGGCCGCGCAGTACCGGACCGGCATGACGGTCGCGGAGGAGGCGGACGCCATGCGGACACTGGGCGCGTCCGACGCCCTCAACCTCGACGGTGGCGGCTCGTCCGAGCTGGTCGCCCGCGAGGGGGACGCCGGTGCCGTGTCGGTCCGCAACCATCCGAGCGGCGGCGCGGAACGGCCCGTCCCGAACGGCATCGGCGTCTTCTCCGCAGCCTGA
- a CDS encoding acyl-CoA dehydrogenase family protein: MSTEPDLLYTEEEEALRAAVRDLLTDHCAAPAVIARTETDAPHDLALWKTLAATMGLAGLLVPEELGGQGATHREAAVVLEELGRSVAPVPYLTSAVVATEALLACGDKELLAQLAAGRTVGALAVALHHAPGAALRTVRVENGTLHGELAGIADAAAADVLLVPGDDGGLYAVTADAVTLTPQVSLDLTRPLATVTLDGAAARRLGDAAPAVRRAQRAAAGLLASEQLGVADWALTETVRYLKERKQFNRPVGGFQAVKHRLAQLWLEVVNLRAAARAAADALASGEDTDVSVAVAQAYAAPVAVHATEEAVQLHGGLGMTWEHPIHLYLKRAKADSIAYGTAGAHREALAELVDLQAP; the protein is encoded by the coding sequence ATGAGCACCGAGCCGGATCTCCTCTACACCGAGGAGGAAGAGGCGCTGCGCGCCGCCGTCCGCGACCTGCTCACGGACCACTGCGCCGCCCCGGCCGTCATCGCCCGCACCGAGACGGACGCGCCGCACGACCTCGCCCTCTGGAAGACCCTGGCCGCCACCATGGGCCTGGCCGGGCTCCTGGTGCCGGAGGAGCTGGGCGGTCAGGGCGCCACCCACCGCGAGGCCGCCGTCGTCCTGGAGGAGCTGGGCCGCTCGGTCGCGCCGGTGCCCTACCTGACCAGCGCGGTCGTGGCCACCGAGGCCCTGCTCGCCTGCGGCGACAAGGAACTGCTGGCGCAGCTGGCGGCCGGGCGGACCGTCGGCGCCCTCGCCGTCGCCCTGCACCACGCGCCCGGCGCCGCCCTCAGGACGGTACGCGTCGAGAACGGCACGCTGCACGGTGAGCTCGCGGGCATCGCGGACGCCGCCGCGGCCGACGTGCTGCTCGTACCGGGCGACGACGGCGGGCTGTACGCCGTGACCGCCGACGCCGTCACGCTCACCCCGCAGGTCTCCCTGGACCTCACCCGCCCGCTCGCCACCGTCACCCTCGACGGAGCAGCCGCCCGCCGGCTCGGCGACGCGGCACCTGCCGTGCGCCGGGCCCAGCGCGCCGCCGCCGGACTGCTCGCCTCCGAGCAACTCGGCGTCGCCGACTGGGCGTTGACGGAGACGGTCCGGTACCTCAAGGAGCGCAAGCAGTTCAACCGGCCGGTCGGCGGCTTCCAGGCGGTCAAGCACCGGCTCGCCCAGCTGTGGCTGGAGGTCGTCAACCTCCGGGCCGCCGCCCGCGCCGCCGCCGACGCACTGGCCTCCGGCGAGGACACCGACGTCTCGGTCGCCGTCGCCCAGGCGTACGCGGCGCCCGTCGCCGTCCACGCCACCGAGGAGGCCGTGCAACTGCACGGCGGCCTCGGCATGACCTGGGAGCATCCGATCCACCTGTACCTCAAGCGGGCCAAGGCCGACTCGATCGCCTACGGCACCGCGGGCGCCCACCGCGAGGCACTGGCCGAACTGGTCGACCTCCAGGCACCCTGA
- a CDS encoding VOC family protein, translating into MHVRRVVPNVRTTALPESAEFYGVLGLEEVMNHGWIITLASPGDPVVQLSLMSEDRTAPVVPDLSIEVGDVDAVYAAMVARGAEIVHPLTDEEWGVRRFFVRDPAGTVVNVLSHR; encoded by the coding sequence ATGCACGTACGCCGTGTCGTTCCCAACGTCCGGACGACCGCGCTGCCGGAGAGCGCGGAGTTCTACGGCGTCCTGGGGCTGGAGGAGGTCATGAACCACGGTTGGATCATCACTCTCGCCTCCCCCGGCGACCCGGTCGTGCAGCTGAGCCTGATGAGCGAGGACCGCACCGCCCCCGTCGTCCCCGACCTGAGCATCGAGGTCGGCGACGTCGACGCCGTGTACGCGGCGATGGTGGCGCGCGGCGCGGAGATCGTGCATCCGCTGACCGACGAGGAGTGGGGCGTGCGCCGGTTCTTCGTACGGGACCCGGCCGGCACGGTGGTCAACGTCCTCAGCCACCGCTGA
- a CDS encoding cytosine permease, with the protein MASTLPDPHPDARRTAADGTAAAPPGAGRTGGVEAHGIDHIPDSERRGRPRELFSVWAAANVNYLSLVVGGALVLMGLSLWQALAVIVVGNLFWLLTGLLAIPGPAAGAPSEVITRTMYGVRGNRVNNAVTGWMISVCYFALNLAAAATAAFSLVGRTGLPVTTPVKAAVVVLIAAVTLAISVYGHLAIVRLYAPITLALTAVFAVVAVAVVRHADFGYVPDRPLTGTDLWATVLAGVALIASGPLSYTTSADFSRYLPRTTPATAVAGWTALGGFLPGVLVCGLGALAATAVDMSDPESSLQRLLPGWFRPVFLLALVLGTVALNALTAYSAGLALQAVGIRIRRSLSVLVDGAVSVSLTLYALLVSDFLDTVGNVLQLTVVLLGPSTAVYATDILLRRNRYDGPALADETPAGPFWYTGGVNRSGALALAAGVVASAVCVDTVYTGPVAAALGGIDLALPAGLLVAADVYAPLMRRARGLG; encoded by the coding sequence ATGGCGTCCACGCTCCCCGACCCGCATCCCGACGCGCGGCGCACGGCCGCCGACGGGACCGCCGCCGCTCCCCCGGGCGCCGGGCGGACCGGTGGCGTCGAGGCCCACGGCATCGACCACATCCCGGACTCCGAACGCCGGGGCCGCCCCCGTGAGCTGTTCTCCGTGTGGGCCGCCGCCAACGTCAACTACCTGAGCCTGGTGGTGGGCGGCGCGCTGGTGCTGATGGGGCTGAGCCTGTGGCAGGCGCTGGCGGTGATCGTCGTCGGCAATCTGTTCTGGCTGCTCACCGGCCTGCTCGCGATCCCGGGGCCGGCGGCGGGCGCCCCCAGCGAGGTCATCACGCGGACGATGTACGGGGTGCGCGGGAACCGGGTGAACAACGCGGTGACCGGCTGGATGATCTCCGTCTGCTACTTCGCGCTGAACCTGGCCGCCGCCGCGACCGCGGCCTTCTCCCTGGTGGGCCGGACCGGGTTGCCGGTGACCACCCCGGTGAAGGCGGCCGTCGTGGTGCTCATCGCCGCGGTCACGCTGGCGATCAGCGTCTACGGCCACTTGGCGATCGTCCGGCTCTACGCCCCGATCACCCTCGCCCTGACGGCCGTCTTCGCCGTGGTGGCCGTGGCGGTGGTACGGCACGCCGACTTCGGCTACGTGCCGGACCGGCCGTTGACCGGCACGGATCTGTGGGCCACCGTCCTGGCGGGTGTCGCCCTCATCGCCTCGGGCCCGCTGTCGTACACCACGAGCGCCGACTTCTCCCGCTATCTGCCCCGCACCACACCGGCGACGGCCGTGGCCGGCTGGACGGCGCTCGGCGGCTTCCTGCCCGGCGTCCTGGTGTGCGGCCTCGGCGCGCTCGCCGCGACCGCGGTCGACATGAGCGATCCCGAGTCCTCGCTGCAACGGCTGCTGCCCGGCTGGTTCCGGCCCGTGTTCCTGCTGGCCCTGGTCCTCGGCACCGTCGCCCTCAACGCGCTGACCGCCTACAGCGCCGGCCTCGCCCTGCAGGCCGTCGGCATCCGCATCCGGCGCTCGCTCAGCGTCCTCGTCGACGGTGCCGTGTCGGTCTCCCTCACCCTGTACGCGCTGCTCGTCTCCGACTTCCTCGACACCGTCGGGAACGTGCTCCAGCTGACCGTGGTGCTGCTCGGCCCCAGCACGGCGGTGTACGCCACCGACATCCTGCTGCGCCGCAACCGCTACGACGGCCCCGCCCTCGCCGACGAGACCCCCGCCGGCCCCTTCTGGTACACCGGCGGCGTCAACCGGTCCGGAGCGCTGGCCCTCGCGGCCGGCGTGGTGGCTTCCGCGGTCTGCGTCGACACCGTCTACACCGGCCCCGTGGCCGCGGCCCTGGGCGGCATCGATCTGGCCCTGCCGGCGGGCCTGCTCGTGGCCGCCGACGTGTACGCGCCGCTGATGCGCCGCGCACGAGGACTAGGCTGA
- a CDS encoding GAF domain-containing protein: MAGLLSLLQERDPAGRGGDIAAAGVAALGVDGVTVSLTSGPDRGETLRASDGASRGFEDLQATLGEGPGVDCLAVGTTVRVPDLARVRRDRWPAPIREVPDQAARAVFCFPLRIGAIVLGVLSLVRRAPGQLTQGQR, translated from the coding sequence ATGGCCGGGCTCCTCAGCCTGCTCCAGGAACGCGACCCGGCCGGCCGCGGCGGCGACATCGCCGCCGCCGGTGTCGCCGCACTGGGCGTGGACGGCGTCACCGTCTCTCTCACTTCCGGACCGGACCGCGGTGAGACCCTGCGGGCCTCCGACGGCGCCTCCCGCGGCTTCGAGGATCTGCAGGCGACCCTCGGCGAGGGCCCGGGGGTGGACTGTCTGGCCGTCGGCACCACGGTGCGGGTACCGGATCTGGCACGCGTGCGCCGCGACCGGTGGCCCGCACCGATCAGGGAGGTGCCGGACCAGGCGGCGCGGGCGGTGTTCTGCTTCCCCCTGCGGATCGGCGCGATCGTCCTGGGCGTCCTCAGCCTCGTACGGCGTGCGCCCGGCCAACTGACGCAAGGGCAGCGATGA
- a CDS encoding DUF779 domain-containing protein: protein MEEEVPRVELTPQAAELVRRLRDLHGPLMFHQSGGCCDGSAPMCYPDGEFRTGGSDVLLAELAVDGVEEPVTFWMSRSQYEAWSHTRLIVDVVPGRGSGFSLEAPEGVRFLTRSRVVDV, encoded by the coding sequence ATGGAAGAGGAAGTCCCCCGCGTCGAGCTCACCCCGCAGGCTGCCGAGCTGGTGCGCCGGCTGCGCGACCTGCACGGGCCGCTGATGTTCCACCAGTCGGGCGGCTGTTGCGACGGCAGCGCGCCGATGTGCTACCCCGACGGCGAGTTCCGCACGGGCGGCTCGGACGTGCTGCTGGCCGAGCTGGCCGTGGACGGCGTCGAGGAGCCGGTCACGTTCTGGATGTCGCGGAGCCAGTACGAGGCGTGGAGCCACACCCGGCTGATCGTGGACGTCGTCCCGGGCCGGGGCAGCGGATTCTCCCTGGAGGCACCCGAGGGGGTGCGTTTTCTCACCCGTTCTCGCGTAGTCGACGTCTAG